The Planctomycetaceae bacterium genome has a window encoding:
- a CDS encoding transposase: MPRVARMVLPGCPHHITQRGNNCQDVFFVDDDRRAYLSILAEQSAAYGLSVQGYCLMTNHVHLIATPAAEESLAKAVGRTHWLYTQYINRMHGRSGHLWQNRFYSCGLDDEHFWTAMAYVERNPVRAGLCRVAWRWPFSSAAAHCGEAACQAIPGMLDMAAWKNLQPPDGNWRESLARPQDEPTLRQMRTWTHRGRPLGSDKFIAKLEHLVGRRLRPLPVGRPRRRKTKGREP; the protein is encoded by the coding sequence ATGCCACGAGTCGCTCGAATGGTGCTGCCTGGCTGTCCGCATCACATCACGCAGCGGGGCAATAATTGCCAGGACGTCTTCTTCGTCGACGATGACCGCCGCGCGTATCTTTCCATCCTCGCCGAGCAGTCGGCCGCCTACGGCCTGAGCGTCCAGGGCTACTGCCTGATGACCAACCACGTGCACCTGATCGCCACGCCCGCGGCAGAGGAGTCGCTGGCCAAGGCCGTCGGGCGCACGCACTGGCTGTACACGCAGTACATCAACCGCATGCACGGCCGCAGCGGGCATCTGTGGCAAAACCGCTTCTACTCGTGCGGCCTTGACGACGAGCACTTCTGGACGGCGATGGCGTACGTCGAGCGCAACCCCGTGCGGGCCGGCCTGTGCCGCGTGGCGTGGCGGTGGCCCTTCAGCAGCGCTGCGGCCCACTGCGGCGAGGCGGCCTGCCAAGCTATCCCGGGTATGTTGGACATGGCGGCTTGGAAGAATCTCCAGCCCCCCGACGGCAACTGGCGTGAATCGCTGGCACGGCCGCAGGATGAGCCGACGCTGCGGCAGATGCGGACGTGGACGCACCGCGGCCGCCCGCTGGGCAGCGACAAATTCATCGCCAAGCTGGAGCACCTGGTCGGCCGCCGCCTGCGCCCCCTCCCCGTCGGCCGCCCGCGCCGGAGAAAAACAAAAGGCCGTGAGCCATGA
- a CDS encoding diguanylate cyclase, giving the protein MLLIFAITSAGAIFLVDLFFLRPQSLDQQQSALSERATGAQKTVEMALQSQRNELQQVCAAWASGRQVKGYLSGKQDATAMRAVLDQGFNATKVDVAWISDAGGKTLMAWSRQGGVAATGADAAKTAAASETDTVRLLKFGHSVGIYVRSEAPGAGGAFCIASVLDGASFDQLGRLISGQVDFVSSPALPLVKDSSVTASQSFWHGEGNKLTTVWLAHDHAGQVLGYYRAVVDDDQVFRQAVGARRTVLIILSLSVGLILLVITGVHMLVAGPVLRLMRRLQQIECGAADSHTLTRDLHGEPLEVARRLESAFDEMDRISKTDALTGLANRRRFDEMLHTCFEQARRYNRPLTAVVIDIDFFKAINDVGGHPAGDEMIRRVGTAIQAACRKADLAARFGGDEFAILLPESAASDAVPVAERIRKAVADLVITAANVELRATCSIGIADLHSGEIESPSALLSMADRALYAAKELGRNRYVLSQDLDSIQWPDMAPDRLKVNSLSKKLAGLDTHFKDLFVSAVEEVIETLEQRNPHMADHAHRVRHLAVLIAREMELPDRLIKHLSGAAILHDIGMLAMPDSVLLCNGGLNEQQWQIMQRHPQIGARIMEGMEFLEQEIPTVRYHHEHFDGTGYPEGLVGAKIPLSARILAVADSFEAMTSPRAFRGPHSPQEALNEIKNQSGAQFDPIVVEAFTALADRLSPAVLLNSQRQKQTWRTQEDLQTQLEAQLQSPEPAEEE; this is encoded by the coding sequence ATGCTTCTGATTTTTGCCATTACCTCGGCCGGGGCGATCTTCCTGGTCGACCTGTTCTTCTTGCGTCCGCAGTCGCTCGATCAGCAGCAGTCGGCGCTGAGCGAGCGGGCGACGGGAGCCCAGAAGACCGTTGAAATGGCGCTGCAAAGCCAGCGCAACGAGCTGCAGCAGGTTTGTGCGGCCTGGGCCTCCGGTCGCCAGGTGAAGGGATATCTCTCGGGTAAACAGGACGCTACGGCGATGCGGGCCGTTCTCGATCAGGGGTTCAATGCCACCAAAGTGGATGTTGCCTGGATCAGCGACGCCGGGGGCAAGACCCTGATGGCGTGGTCGCGCCAGGGTGGCGTCGCCGCCACCGGGGCCGATGCGGCCAAGACCGCGGCAGCGTCTGAGACGGACACCGTGCGGCTGCTCAAGTTCGGTCACAGTGTTGGTATCTATGTCCGTAGCGAGGCGCCGGGCGCCGGCGGCGCGTTCTGTATCGCCAGTGTGCTTGACGGCGCCAGTTTCGATCAGTTGGGGCGCCTGATCAGCGGGCAGGTTGATTTTGTGAGCTCGCCGGCGCTGCCGCTGGTGAAGGATTCCAGCGTCACCGCCTCGCAGTCGTTCTGGCACGGCGAGGGCAACAAGCTCACGACGGTCTGGCTGGCCCACGACCATGCCGGCCAGGTGCTGGGCTATTACCGGGCGGTGGTCGACGACGACCAGGTCTTCCGCCAGGCGGTCGGCGCCCGCCGCACCGTGCTGATCATCCTGAGCCTGTCGGTGGGGCTGATCCTGCTGGTCATCACCGGGGTACACATGCTGGTGGCCGGTCCGGTCCTGCGGTTGATGCGGCGCCTGCAGCAGATCGAATGCGGCGCCGCCGACAGCCACACCCTGACGCGCGATCTGCACGGCGAACCGCTGGAGGTGGCCCGGAGGCTCGAATCGGCGTTTGACGAGATGGACCGCATCTCCAAGACCGACGCCCTGACGGGGCTGGCCAATCGCCGCCGGTTCGACGAGATGCTCCACACCTGCTTCGAGCAGGCCCGGCGCTATAACCGCCCGCTGACAGCCGTCGTGATCGACATCGATTTCTTCAAGGCGATCAACGACGTCGGCGGACATCCCGCCGGCGACGAGATGATCCGGCGCGTCGGAACGGCCATCCAGGCCGCCTGCCGCAAGGCGGACCTGGCCGCCCGCTTCGGCGGCGACGAGTTCGCCATCCTCCTGCCCGAAAGCGCCGCCAGCGACGCCGTTCCCGTGGCCGAGCGCATCCGCAAAGCGGTGGCCGACCTGGTCATTACCGCCGCCAACGTCGAGCTGCGGGCCACCTGCTCGATCGGCATCGCCGACCTGCACAGCGGCGAGATCGAGAGCCCCAGCGCGCTGCTGAGCATGGCCGACCGCGCGCTGTACGCGGCCAAAGAGCTCGGACGCAATCGGTACGTCCTCTCGCAGGACCTGGACTCGATCCAGTGGCCCGACATGGCGCCCGATCGCCTGAAGGTCAACAGCCTGTCCAAGAAGCTCGCCGGCCTCGACACGCACTTCAAGGACCTGTTCGTCAGCGCCGTCGAGGAGGTCATCGAGACCCTCGAGCAACGCAACCCTCACATGGCCGACCACGCCCACCGCGTGCGCCACCTAGCGGTGCTCATTGCCCGCGAGATGGAACTGCCCGACCGCCTGATCAAGCACCTCAGCGGCGCGGCCATTCTGCACGACATCGGCATGCTGGCCATGCCCGACTCGGTGCTGCTGTGCAACGGCGGACTCAACGAGCAGCAGTGGCAGATCATGCAGCGCCACCCGCAGATCGGGGCGCGCATCATGGAAGGCATGGAGTTCCTCGAACAGGAAATTCCCACCGTCCGCTATCACCACGAGCACTTCGACGGCACGGGATATCCCGAAGGCCTCGTCGGGGCCAAGATTCCGCTCTCGGCGCGGATCCTGGCCGTGGCGGACTCCTTCGAGGCCATGACCTCGCCCCGGGCGTTCCGCGGACCGCATTCGCCCCAGGAAGCCCTCAATGAGATCAAGAACCAGTCCGGAGCCCAGTTCGACCCGATCGTCGTCGAGGCCTTCACAGCTTTGGCCGATCGCCTGAGCCCGGCCGTCCTGCTCAACAGCCAGCGCCAGAAGCAGACCTGGCGCACCCAGGAAGATCTGCAGACGCAACTGGAAGCTCAGCTCCAGTCGCCCGAGCCCGCCGAGGAGGAGTAA
- a CDS encoding peptidylprolyl isomerase, with translation METSKGTIKIELWADKAPITVKNFLTYANEKFFDGTIFHRVIPNFMIQGGGFDATMKQKPTHDPIKNEAKADVKNDRGTIAMARTSVVDSATAQFFINLKDNAFLNHQDETDERFGYCAFGKVIEGMDVVDAIAKVRTGNKNGHQDVPVEPVTITSVRVADK, from the coding sequence ATGGAAACCTCAAAGGGAACGATCAAGATCGAACTCTGGGCCGACAAGGCCCCCATTACCGTCAAGAACTTCCTGACCTACGCCAACGAGAAGTTCTTCGACGGCACGATCTTCCACCGCGTGATCCCCAACTTCATGATCCAGGGCGGCGGCTTCGACGCGACCATGAAGCAGAAGCCCACCCACGACCCGATCAAGAACGAAGCCAAGGCCGACGTGAAGAACGACCGCGGCACCATTGCCATGGCTCGCACCAGCGTCGTCGACAGCGCCACCGCCCAGTTCTTCATCAATCTCAAGGACAACGCCTTCCTCAACCACCAGGATGAAACCGACGAGCGGTTCGGCTACTGCGCCTTCGGCAAGGTCATTGAAGGCATGGACGTCGTCGACGCTATCGCCAAGGTCCGCACTGGAAACAAGAACGGCCACCAGGACGTCCCCGTCGAACCGGTGACGATCACCTCCGTCCGCGTGGCTGACAAATAA
- the ltrA gene encoding group II intron reverse transcriptase/maturase, which produces MKEPGRDQPPAAVPPKANQAGQVRDRWSWTEPSVWTDRMLTALENGVKGGVWFSLIDKVYSPRNLRSAFEKVKANRGAAGVDHQTIEVFAEQLEANLGRLEEELRTGRYRPQAVRRTYIPKSGGKELRPLGIPTVRDRVAQAAVRQVLEPIFEREFAAHSYGFRPGRSCKDALRRVSGLLEAGYVWVVDADLKSYFDSIPHKRLMERVKTRVADSRVLGLVESYLRQQVMETARWWTPEEGTPQGAVVSPLLSNIYLDGLDHAMACAGYEMVRYADDFVILCRSEQEARQALEHVRQWTHEAGLTLHPDKTRIVDASQKGGFDFLGYHFERGYRWPSDKSLRKLRDTLRPKTGRNNGQSLNAIIANVNGTLRGWLEYFKHSHYTALRNVDRWVRMRLRSIQRRRHGLRGRGRGADHQRWPNAYFETRGLLSLLTAQGILRQSPRG; this is translated from the coding sequence GTGAAGGAACCAGGCAGGGACCAACCCCCGGCGGCAGTGCCCCCCAAGGCTAATCAAGCCGGACAGGTTCGCGACCGATGGTCGTGGACGGAACCCTCCGTCTGGACGGATCGCATGTTGACGGCGCTGGAAAACGGCGTCAAAGGAGGCGTATGGTTCAGCTTGATTGACAAGGTGTACTCGCCGCGGAACCTTCGGTCGGCCTTTGAAAAAGTCAAAGCCAATCGAGGCGCGGCGGGAGTGGACCATCAGACGATCGAGGTGTTCGCTGAGCAACTGGAAGCGAATCTAGGGCGGCTGGAGGAAGAGCTGCGGACGGGACGATACCGGCCGCAGGCGGTCCGCCGGACGTACATTCCCAAGAGCGGCGGCAAAGAGTTGCGGCCGCTGGGAATCCCGACGGTTCGCGACCGGGTGGCTCAGGCGGCGGTGCGTCAGGTGCTGGAGCCGATCTTCGAGCGGGAGTTCGCAGCCCACAGCTACGGGTTCCGTCCGGGACGATCATGCAAAGACGCGCTGCGTCGGGTGAGCGGGCTATTGGAAGCCGGATACGTCTGGGTGGTGGATGCGGACCTCAAGAGCTACTTCGACAGCATCCCTCATAAGCGGCTGATGGAGCGGGTCAAGACCCGCGTGGCCGACAGTCGGGTGCTGGGACTGGTCGAGTCATATCTGCGGCAGCAGGTGATGGAGACGGCCCGGTGGTGGACGCCGGAAGAAGGCACACCCCAGGGCGCAGTCGTCAGCCCGCTGCTATCGAACATCTATCTCGATGGGCTGGACCATGCAATGGCCTGTGCCGGATACGAGATGGTTCGATACGCCGATGACTTCGTGATCCTGTGCCGAAGTGAGCAGGAGGCCCGGCAGGCTCTGGAGCACGTGCGACAATGGACGCACGAGGCGGGCCTGACGCTGCACCCGGACAAGACGCGGATCGTGGACGCCAGTCAGAAAGGCGGCTTCGACTTCCTGGGATATCACTTTGAGCGGGGCTATCGCTGGCCCAGCGACAAGAGCCTCAGGAAGCTTCGAGACACCCTGCGACCCAAGACCGGCCGCAACAACGGCCAAAGCCTCAACGCGATCATCGCCAACGTCAACGGAACGCTGCGTGGCTGGCTGGAATACTTCAAGCACAGCCACTACACGGCCCTGCGAAACGTCGACCGATGGGTGCGCATGCGACTGCGGAGCATCCAGCGACGCCGCCACGGTCTGCGTGGCCGCGGCCGGGGGGCCGATCATCAACGCTGGCCCAACGCATACTTTGAGACCCGTGGGCTGCTGTCACTGCTGACAGCCCAAGGCATCTTGCGTCAATCCCCCCGTGGGTGA